In Venenivibrio stagnispumantis, a genomic segment contains:
- a CDS encoding HyaD/HybD family hydrogenase maturation endopeptidase, with translation MKKIGILGIGNILFKDEGVGVFAVKYLEGNYKFNPNIDLIDAGTAGFGLMEYFEDYDNIILIDTISINDEPGSIYRLTPQQLVGIGSYHQTAHEVEVLQMLELSALKGKMADVVIIGVVPEDISKSEIGLTQSLEKNFNFLIETILNEIKKLNIKYKKVNKFSLEEIVLNFVGAYNGKFRY, from the coding sequence ATGAAAAAAATTGGGATATTGGGTATTGGAAATATTCTTTTTAAAGATGAAGGAGTTGGTGTTTTTGCTGTAAAGTATTTAGAGGGGAATTATAAATTTAATCCAAATATTGACTTAATAGATGCCGGAACTGCCGGTTTTGGATTAATGGAATATTTTGAAGATTATGATAATATTATTTTGATAGATACAATATCCATTAACGATGAACCTGGTTCAATTTATAGATTAACTCCACAACAACTTGTAGGAATAGGTTCTTACCATCAAACAGCCCACGAAGTAGAAGTTTTGCAAATGTTAGAATTATCAGCTTTAAAAGGAAAAATGGCAGATGTTGTTATTATAGGTGTAGTGCCGGAAGATATTTCAAAATCAGAGATAGGTTTAACCCAGTCCTTAGAGAAAAATTTTAATTTCCTTATAGAAACAATTTTGAATGAAATAAAAAAATTAAATATCAAATATAAAAAGGTTAATAAATTTTCTTTAGAAGAGATAGTATTAAATTTTGTGGGAGCTTATAATGGAAAATTTAGGTATTAA